The Pseudomonadota bacterium genome has a segment encoding these proteins:
- the lptG gene encoding LPS export ABC transporter permease LptG codes for MENVLCTDEGCVRTLRKYVIAETLIGIASVLGLFVALFFIFDLLQAISDRDQLSVGLGMMAFQSVLEIPSWVYELAPLSALTGSLIVLARFSANSEYVVMRSSGMSLKSLALILSVVALIASFITLMVGEFMVPSAKKMLQTVNVQSGSDHRVIAQTFRSGHWIKDRDRIINIARLTKDFELYGILIFELNASDRAVKRIIEASSGAINEETWDLRDVRVTDVYRDRLVRSEHSAMNLNTLINSQTLNSLLAGESNLTYLELVSYIRYLEKNGEEVYRYKSVQWSKISHLVTVFLLVLIVPTFIGFEGRGRNSGFWIFIGTASGIGLYFMNQLLKSMGTIGRWHPATYTFVPIVVILIIAYWLVANRERQ; via the coding sequence ATGGAGAACGTTCTTTGTACCGATGAGGGCTGCGTGAGGACGCTTCGAAAATACGTCATTGCGGAGACGCTTATTGGTATTGCGTCAGTTTTGGGCTTGTTTGTAGCGCTATTTTTCATATTCGATCTCCTTCAGGCTATTTCCGATAGGGATCAATTATCTGTAGGGCTTGGAATGATGGCATTTCAATCGGTATTAGAAATTCCATCCTGGGTTTATGAGTTAGCGCCACTTTCCGCGCTCACGGGGTCGCTTATTGTGCTGGCTCGATTTTCTGCCAACTCGGAATATGTAGTGATGCGTAGCTCGGGGATGTCGCTGAAAAGTTTGGCGTTAATCCTTTCGGTTGTTGCATTGATCGCGTCCTTTATAACGCTTATGGTTGGTGAGTTTATGGTCCCCTCGGCAAAAAAAATGCTCCAGACGGTTAATGTGCAGTCTGGATCAGACCATCGCGTGATCGCACAGACCTTTCGTTCCGGACATTGGATTAAAGATCGAGACCGCATTATTAATATTGCGAGGTTGACTAAAGATTTTGAGTTGTACGGCATTTTGATTTTTGAATTGAATGCTTCGGACCGCGCAGTTAAGCGTATCATAGAAGCCTCGAGTGGGGCGATAAACGAAGAAACGTGGGATCTTCGCGATGTTCGTGTGACGGATGTCTATAGGGATCGACTGGTTCGGTCAGAGCACTCAGCCATGAATTTAAACACACTCATTAACTCTCAAACTCTTAATTCTCTGTTGGCTGGAGAGAGCAACCTGACGTACCTTGAGTTAGTGAGTTACATTAGGTATTTAGAGAAAAATGGTGAGGAGGTCTATCGCTATAAATCCGTTCAGTGGTCTAAGATTAGCCATTTAGTTACCGTTTTTTTGTTAGTTTTGATTGTTCCAACGTTTATCGGTTTTGAGGGCCGCGGGAGAAACTCAGGGTTTTGGATTTTTATAGGGACAGCCTCTGGTATTGGCCTTTATTTTATGAATCAATTACTGAAATCAATGGGTACAATTGGGCGTTGGCATCCGGCAACGTACACCTTTGTCCCCATTGTCGTGATATTGATTATAGCTTACTGGCTCGTCGCAAATCGCGAGAGACAATAA
- the lptF gene encoding LPS export ABC transporter permease LptF yields MSIFYRSIVKEYLVTWAVIFVGLLLIVFATQLVRYLGYAADGSIPSRSVLLLLSLGSIKNLPILCSLSIVLSVTLSLSRWYRDSEMVIWVSSGKSIASWVLPTLVFVTPIAILIAALSLYIAPWAKQRLDAERRALEVNDDISTLSSGVFHELNRGSTVFFADGLDSSGQTLSDIFIFDRNSDEVSVTTASRGWQEESKKGGNYLLVQDGYQYTEFNKSQEFQVTQFAKYGLRMDKVPSKETYVQLSGRSTMSLIEEASPHSYSELTARISLPFSAILLALISIPISFVNNRGGRSYSVAVGVLLFLFYKNVLGIVQTQVYQSSWSVWMGVILPHLVVLTVFILLLAIRTRAWRTFFVPMRAA; encoded by the coding sequence ATGTCAATTTTTTATAGGAGTATTGTAAAAGAATATTTGGTCACATGGGCCGTCATTTTCGTTGGGCTATTGTTGATTGTATTTGCTACCCAATTGGTCCGATACCTTGGATACGCGGCGGACGGTTCTATCCCCTCTAGGTCGGTGTTGTTGTTACTATCTCTTGGCAGTATTAAAAATCTACCCATTTTGTGCTCGTTGAGTATTGTTTTGTCGGTCACGTTAAGTTTGAGTAGATGGTACCGTGATTCAGAGATGGTGATCTGGGTGTCATCCGGCAAATCCATCGCATCTTGGGTACTGCCGACTTTGGTATTTGTCACGCCTATTGCCATTCTCATTGCGGCATTAAGTTTATACATCGCGCCATGGGCCAAACAACGCTTGGATGCAGAGAGGAGAGCGCTCGAAGTGAACGACGATATATCGACGCTTTCGTCAGGCGTGTTTCATGAGTTGAACAGGGGTTCGACCGTCTTTTTCGCTGATGGCCTTGATTCGAGCGGTCAGACGTTGAGTGATATTTTTATTTTTGATCGGAATAGTGATGAGGTGTCAGTGACCACTGCAAGTCGTGGCTGGCAAGAGGAATCTAAAAAAGGTGGCAATTACTTATTGGTTCAGGATGGCTACCAATATACCGAGTTCAATAAATCTCAGGAATTTCAAGTTACTCAATTTGCAAAGTATGGCTTGAGAATGGATAAGGTGCCTTCGAAAGAAACCTATGTTCAATTGAGTGGAAGATCAACGATGTCCTTAATCGAAGAGGCTTCACCGCATAGTTACTCCGAGCTGACAGCGCGCATCAGCTTGCCCTTTAGCGCGATATTGTTGGCACTCATTAGTATCCCCATTTCGTTCGTGAATAATCGAGGCGGTCGTTCATACAGTGTGGCTGTTGGTGTTTTATTATTCCTTTTTTATAAAAACGTACTGGGTATTGTGCAAACTCAGGTGTATCAATCAAGCTGGTCTGTGTGGATGGGAGTCATCCTGCCACACTTGGTTGTCTTGACCGTTTTTATCCTGCTGCTTGCCATTCGCACTCGCGCATGGAGAACGTTCTTTGTACCGATGAGGGCTGCGTGA
- a CDS encoding leucyl aminopeptidase — protein MNFSITSKSPETIGSYIVIGVFENQSLTRAAKTINTASRGTLLQNLKARRFSGKVGESLELTNLPGTKSKTILVIGLGSNECKVEFIRTIQNMFVKIRSTGEREITLYLPELKARGVSRAWMIRQTASIGTSVDYKYQLRKTVLDGTLPAGSPAQVSISVEGSHSADRMYLAQGSAIGRGMNLAKDLGNLPANVCTPTFLAETTIKLGKLNKFSVKCLSETDMKKLGMGALLSVSQGSKEPAKLIHAAYSGGKKKDAPIVLVGKGITFDTGGISLKPSSEMDEMKYDMCGAASVIGTLLAVSEMKLPINVVGLIAAAENMPSGTATRPGDVVTTMSGKTIEILNTDAEGRLVLCDALTYAEKLRPAAAIDVATLTGACIISLGKVASGLFSNNDELANEISQAGTTSWDRVWRMPIWDDYTKLLSSNFADLANIGGREAGSITAACFLAQFATSYPWAHLDIAGTAWVSGKEKGATGRPVPLLCEFLLNRASSQ, from the coding sequence ATGAACTTTAGCATAACCTCTAAATCTCCGGAAACAATCGGCTCCTATATCGTCATTGGGGTGTTCGAGAACCAATCACTTACGCGAGCAGCGAAAACCATCAACACAGCGAGCCGTGGGACGTTACTGCAAAACCTTAAAGCCAGGAGGTTCTCAGGAAAGGTAGGTGAAAGCTTAGAGCTCACCAATCTGCCAGGGACTAAATCCAAAACAATATTAGTCATTGGACTCGGAAGTAACGAATGCAAAGTAGAGTTCATACGAACCATTCAAAATATGTTTGTGAAAATACGGTCAACAGGAGAAAGGGAGATCACCCTGTATCTGCCTGAACTCAAAGCGCGTGGCGTGAGTAGGGCATGGATGATTCGTCAAACAGCTTCCATTGGAACAAGCGTTGACTACAAATATCAACTCAGAAAAACAGTTCTCGATGGTACATTACCGGCAGGCTCGCCTGCTCAAGTCTCTATATCCGTTGAAGGCAGTCACTCGGCTGACCGGATGTACCTCGCGCAAGGTAGCGCCATAGGAAGAGGGATGAACTTAGCAAAGGACCTTGGCAATCTACCAGCCAATGTATGCACCCCTACATTTCTTGCTGAAACCACTATCAAATTGGGTAAACTAAATAAATTTTCGGTCAAATGCTTGTCTGAAACTGACATGAAAAAGCTCGGCATGGGCGCTCTCTTATCCGTATCTCAAGGCAGCAAAGAGCCGGCAAAGCTGATCCATGCCGCCTACTCGGGTGGCAAGAAAAAAGACGCTCCCATCGTGCTGGTAGGTAAGGGCATCACCTTCGATACCGGAGGCATATCGCTCAAACCATCAAGTGAGATGGATGAAATGAAATACGACATGTGTGGCGCTGCGAGTGTCATCGGAACGCTTCTTGCTGTTTCAGAAATGAAATTACCCATTAACGTTGTTGGGCTCATCGCTGCGGCAGAGAATATGCCAAGTGGCACCGCTACACGCCCTGGAGATGTGGTCACTACCATGTCTGGAAAAACAATAGAGATACTCAACACTGATGCTGAAGGTCGGCTTGTGTTGTGTGATGCGTTAACCTATGCAGAAAAACTGCGCCCAGCGGCTGCCATTGACGTGGCGACCTTAACGGGAGCGTGCATCATCTCGCTCGGTAAAGTCGCGTCGGGGCTCTTCAGCAACAACGATGAGCTGGCCAACGAAATCAGTCAGGCAGGCACTACCTCTTGGGATCGCGTATGGCGCATGCCAATATGGGATGACTACACCAAGTTGCTGAGTAGTAATTTTGCAGATTTAGCGAATATTGGTGGCAGAGAGGCGGGGAGCATTACGGCAGCATGTTTCCTGGCGCAATTTGCAACCAGCTACCCATGGGCTCACCTTGACATTGCCGGAACCGCCTGGGTATCGGGCAAAGAGAAAGGCGCAACGGGTAGGCCTGTGCCGCTACTGTGTGAGTTTCTTTTGAACCGTGCGTCATCACAATGA
- a CDS encoding DNA polymerase III subunit chi has protein sequence MTEIIFYTEVTEELSFVTRLAERTLKVQRKACIATRDAAHSKMVSEYLWSNQPTQFIPHTQGDDAVTNEFTSLELRHDNASSHLDILINLTANTPSQFSSFKRLVEIVTKQTPSIESARGRFKWYRDRGYDIKVHKM, from the coding sequence ATGACTGAGATCATCTTTTATACAGAAGTGACTGAGGAATTATCATTTGTCACACGGCTCGCCGAAAGGACACTGAAGGTGCAACGAAAAGCGTGTATTGCTACCCGAGATGCAGCCCACTCTAAAATGGTCTCTGAGTATCTTTGGTCGAATCAGCCCACTCAATTTATTCCGCATACGCAAGGTGATGATGCCGTGACCAACGAGTTCACATCACTCGAGTTACGACATGACAACGCCAGCTCGCACTTGGATATTTTGATCAATCTGACTGCGAACACACCCAGTCAGTTCAGCTCCTTTAAGCGCTTAGTGGAAATTGTCACCAAACAGACACCCTCTATCGAGAGTGCACGGGGTCGCTTCAAATGGTACCGAGATCGCGGATACGATATAAAAGTACATAAAATGTAG
- a CDS encoding valine--tRNA ligase translates to MSTKSNSAVTPTELAKTFDPKSIEDYWYKTWEQHGFFKDDSFLGSNTDAPAYCIQLPPPNVTGTLHMGHAFQQTLMDSLIRYHRMHGKKTNWVVGTDHAGIATQLVVERQLALTGQKRAELGREAFLEEVWRWKQQSGSTITNQMRRLGSSANWEYADSDGLKSGYFTMDTHMSEAVIEVFVRLYEEGLIYKGNRLVNWDPKLQTAVSDLEVDNIETNGKIWEIEYPSQDGTFSIVVATTRPETMLGDVAIAVNPSDDRYTALIGQEVIVPLCGRHIPIIADDYVDADFGTGCVKITPAHDFNDFSVGERHDFTPINILNLDGTLNEHVPPRFQNLDRLEARQLILQELRGTGQLIGEKNHTLNVPKSGRTGEIVEPMLTDQWFVKTKGLADQALKAVHDGDIRFHPDHWTSTYNHWLENIQDWCISRQLWWGHQIPAWYDSDGNAYVARNEAEALTQAKNKGYRGELRRDEDVLDTWFSSALVPFSALGWPQQTEDLARYLPSNVLVTGFDIIFFWVARMIMMTLHFTGHVPFKDVYINALVRDADGQKMSKSKGNTIDPLDLLDGIDIESLVHKSTQSLLLAEHQEKIERYLRKNFPKGIPSFGADSLRFTFASLATFARTLNFDLNRCEGYRNFCNKLWNASRFVLMNMEGEDCGLDPHGPEACESGEYLNFSAADRWISNEFERTLIKVNKGFEDYRFDMAASAIYQFVWDEFCDWYLEIAKIQMKMGDAAQQRATRRTLIRTLEKSLRMAHPIIPFITEELWQKVAPVAGLPGKSVMVSAYPKAHKSIDTQADQELETLKNIVTSCRALKAELGIGPSERLPLSIAGEGEFLHKWQAVIQVLTKSREVRLTGDHLPEQDSPMANIDGYALMVHLEIDPEQERKKILGEIERLTGELERDQQKLENETFVQKAPAKVVQQVRDQVERNQMKLKQFERQLEKF, encoded by the coding sequence ATGTCGACCAAATCTAATTCCGCAGTGACCCCGACCGAGCTCGCGAAAACTTTTGATCCAAAGTCGATCGAAGACTATTGGTACAAAACGTGGGAACAACATGGATTCTTCAAAGATGATTCGTTCTTGGGTAGTAACACTGACGCACCCGCCTACTGCATACAACTTCCTCCTCCGAACGTCACAGGAACCCTGCACATGGGTCATGCGTTTCAACAAACACTGATGGATAGTCTTATTCGTTACCACCGTATGCACGGTAAAAAAACAAACTGGGTCGTCGGCACAGATCATGCGGGGATCGCCACCCAACTCGTTGTTGAGCGACAACTCGCACTCACGGGTCAAAAGCGTGCCGAACTCGGACGAGAAGCATTTCTGGAAGAAGTCTGGCGATGGAAACAACAATCTGGCTCGACCATCACCAATCAAATGCGTCGACTGGGCTCATCGGCAAACTGGGAATATGCCGACTCAGATGGACTGAAGTCAGGCTACTTCACCATGGACACACACATGTCCGAAGCGGTCATTGAGGTATTCGTTCGATTGTACGAAGAAGGACTTATATATAAGGGGAATCGCCTCGTCAATTGGGACCCTAAACTCCAAACAGCTGTCTCAGATCTGGAAGTCGACAATATTGAGACAAACGGCAAAATATGGGAGATCGAGTATCCCAGTCAAGATGGGACATTTAGCATTGTCGTAGCGACAACTCGACCAGAAACTATGCTCGGGGACGTAGCCATTGCAGTAAACCCATCGGACGATCGGTATACCGCGTTGATTGGACAAGAAGTCATTGTTCCACTTTGCGGTCGACACATTCCGATCATTGCTGATGACTATGTCGATGCCGACTTTGGAACGGGCTGCGTGAAGATCACCCCGGCTCACGACTTTAATGACTTCAGTGTTGGCGAGCGGCATGACTTCACACCAATCAATATCCTTAATCTAGACGGAACACTGAACGAACACGTGCCACCAAGGTTCCAAAATCTAGATCGACTAGAGGCGCGACAATTAATTCTTCAAGAACTCAGAGGCACTGGGCAACTCATTGGCGAAAAAAACCACACACTGAATGTGCCGAAGTCGGGCCGCACGGGAGAAATCGTCGAGCCGATGCTCACCGACCAATGGTTCGTCAAAACTAAAGGTTTAGCCGATCAAGCACTCAAAGCCGTTCATGATGGAGACATTCGATTCCACCCTGACCACTGGACGTCTACCTACAATCATTGGTTAGAGAATATTCAGGATTGGTGTATCTCGCGACAACTGTGGTGGGGACATCAAATACCGGCATGGTACGACTCAGATGGTAACGCTTATGTCGCACGCAATGAGGCGGAAGCGCTCACTCAAGCTAAAAACAAGGGCTACCGTGGCGAACTGCGTCGTGATGAAGACGTGCTCGACACGTGGTTTTCCTCAGCGCTCGTGCCATTTAGCGCTCTGGGGTGGCCACAACAAACAGAAGATTTAGCTCGTTACCTACCCTCAAATGTGTTGGTGACTGGCTTCGATATCATTTTCTTTTGGGTCGCCCGAATGATCATGATGACGTTGCACTTCACCGGGCATGTTCCATTCAAAGACGTATACATCAACGCCTTAGTGCGCGATGCCGACGGACAAAAAATGTCCAAGTCCAAGGGCAACACCATCGACCCGTTAGACCTATTAGATGGCATCGACATAGAGTCACTTGTTCACAAATCAACACAGAGCCTCCTGCTCGCAGAGCACCAAGAAAAAATTGAAAGGTACCTACGCAAGAACTTTCCAAAAGGAATCCCATCGTTTGGAGCCGATTCGCTACGATTCACATTTGCATCGCTGGCAACGTTCGCAAGAACCCTAAATTTTGATCTGAATCGTTGCGAAGGCTATCGTAATTTTTGTAATAAACTTTGGAATGCGTCCCGATTCGTACTCATGAATATGGAGGGGGAAGACTGCGGATTAGACCCACACGGGCCTGAGGCGTGTGAGTCGGGGGAGTACCTCAATTTCTCAGCGGCAGACCGCTGGATATCAAACGAATTTGAACGAACACTCATTAAAGTCAATAAAGGCTTTGAAGACTATCGCTTCGATATGGCGGCCAGTGCTATTTATCAATTCGTATGGGACGAATTCTGCGACTGGTATCTGGAAATCGCGAAAATACAAATGAAAATGGGGGACGCGGCACAACAAAGGGCAACACGCAGAACGCTCATCCGAACCCTTGAAAAATCACTCCGGATGGCGCACCCCATTATTCCGTTCATCACCGAGGAGCTGTGGCAAAAAGTCGCCCCTGTGGCAGGACTGCCTGGGAAGAGCGTGATGGTGAGCGCTTACCCGAAAGCACACAAATCGATTGATACCCAAGCTGATCAAGAACTTGAGACACTCAAAAACATCGTCACCTCCTGTCGCGCACTCAAAGCCGAACTGGGCATCGGTCCGTCGGAACGTTTGCCGCTCTCGATTGCAGGTGAGGGCGAGTTCCTTCACAAGTGGCAAGCCGTCATTCAAGTGCTCACAAAGTCTCGTGAGGTACGGTTAACTGGAGATCATCTGCCCGAGCAAGACAGCCCCATGGCCAATATCGACGGCTACGCCTTAATGGTGCATTTGGAGATTGACCCAGAGCAAGAACGCAAAAAAATACTGGGTGAGATAGAACGACTGACCGGCGAACTCGAACGAGATCAACAAAAACTCGAGAACGAGACGTTTGTGCAAAAAGCACCCGCCAAGGTGGTGCAGCAAGTGCGGGACCAAGTCGAACGAAACCAAATGAAGCTCAAACAATTCGAACGACAACTTGAAAAATTTTAA
- a CDS encoding porin produces the protein MKKTLVAVAVAGALATPAAMAAELSTNIYWSTAISTGTITKTTAAGAVTEIDRGDILDGGGNRLMLQWTDTLDNGLGLVAHLSFGNLNTAGSLPDFAINTVSVRNANIGLSGDFGMIQYGSNEHFTETDLIFDPSYADYGNSGDALYYTALGSSGFWFTRRDGDSIWYDGKDMNGFKVRAAYTFGPEGSANTTTANPTGTQIGLSYASGPLKLGINNAVYSDYENDGGGAAGVSGSEASMTALLASYDLGVVNIKLATWSIEQSGVSVVLGSSGGTATAIGASGRSIFVGMPVGGGTLWAQSSSLADQDVTVAGAKSARSDSGKDGWDIGYHHALNSNVNFFVRYGMSETGVLYNDDRTARVVGADSDTDATDSSAKTTDMMIGLQLSY, from the coding sequence ATGAAAAAAACACTAGTCGCTGTAGCAGTTGCTGGCGCCCTCGCGACCCCAGCAGCAATGGCAGCAGAGTTAAGCACAAACATATATTGGTCCACCGCGATTTCAACGGGTACAATCACGAAGACGACTGCTGCTGGCGCAGTCACTGAAATAGATAGGGGTGATATTTTAGATGGTGGTGGTAACCGCCTCATGCTCCAATGGACAGACACATTAGATAACGGTCTTGGTTTGGTCGCCCATCTTTCATTCGGTAACTTAAACACCGCAGGCTCTCTTCCAGACTTTGCCATTAATACCGTCAGTGTTCGTAATGCCAACATCGGTTTGTCCGGTGACTTCGGTATGATTCAATATGGTAGTAACGAGCATTTCACCGAAACCGATCTGATTTTTGATCCGTCTTATGCTGACTATGGCAATTCCGGTGATGCGCTTTATTACACCGCGTTGGGTTCAAGTGGATTTTGGTTCACCCGTCGTGATGGAGATTCAATCTGGTACGATGGTAAAGACATGAATGGCTTTAAAGTTCGTGCAGCCTATACCTTCGGGCCAGAGGGTAGTGCCAATACGACTACCGCTAACCCAACAGGCACACAAATAGGCTTGAGTTATGCATCAGGTCCTTTAAAATTGGGCATCAATAATGCGGTATACAGTGACTACGAGAATGATGGTGGTGGTGCAGCTGGAGTATCGGGATCAGAAGCCTCGATGACAGCCTTACTCGCGTCTTATGACCTGGGTGTGGTGAACATTAAACTGGCAACTTGGTCAATAGAGCAAAGTGGTGTATCGGTGGTTCTAGGTAGTTCTGGCGGTACCGCGACAGCTATTGGGGCTAGTGGCCGCTCGATCTTCGTCGGCATGCCAGTCGGTGGTGGTACTTTGTGGGCACAATCTTCTAGTCTCGCTGATCAAGACGTAACCGTTGCTGGAGCAAAAAGTGCGAGAAGTGATTCCGGGAAAGACGGCTGGGATATTGGCTATCACCATGCGTTGAACTCGAATGTTAACTTCTTCGTGCGTTATGGCATGAGTGAGACAGGAGTCCTCTACAACGACGACCGCACTGCTCGTGTTGTTGGCGCAGATAGCGACACAGATGCTACTGATAGTTCAGCAAAAACCACTGATATGATGATTGGACTTCAGCTTAGTTACTAA